A window of Aptenodytes patagonicus chromosome 1, bAptPat1.pri.cur, whole genome shotgun sequence genomic DNA:
ACAGAAGGCAGCTGGAGGTACTAGTGATTTAACTGACTCGGatggagttaggaaagccaaTGCCAGGGCCCTCAGTGTCTTAATGGCCCTGGCCAGTCTCACCTGGGAGGCCTATAGAGGCCCTTCTTGTTACAAAATTGAGAGTCAAGGGCCTATATAGCCACACCAGCTGCAAAAGGAAATCTAAAGAAATGTTGAGGAAGCTGGccgatgtcattgtgaggccactctctaTTGTCTTTGAAAGGTTGTGGTGATCCAGGGAGGcccctgaggactggaagaaagcaaatgtcactcctatcttcaagaaggaagatttggggaactacaggctggtcagtcaCACATCGATCCttgggaaggtggtggagcaaatcctcctggaagctgtttCCGAACATACGAAGGACAGGAAAGTGATTGGGAATAATCAGTATGATTTAATGAAGGGGAAATGATGCCTGACCAGCCTGGCACTTGTACAACAAAatgactagcttggtggatgaggggagatcAATGTATGTTGTTTGGCAAGGCTTTTGACATGGCCTTCTACAACCACCTCACAGACAAATTGAGGAAGCATGGACTAGATAAGTGAACGGTAAGGTGGATTGAAAACCGGCTGAAGTGTTGGGCTTAAAGGGTTGCGGTCAGCaccacaaagtccagctggaggccagtctcTAGTGGTATACCCCAGGGGAAAATACCAGGGCCAATATTGAATTATTGAACACTGGCATATTTATTAATGGCCTGGACAATAGAACAGAGTGCACCCTTAGGAAGTTTATAGACAATACGAAATTGGGAGGAGAAGTTGATGCACAAGATGGCTGTGCTGTCATTCAGAAAGACCTTCACAGGCCAGAGAAGTGGATGGACatgaatctcatgaagttcagcaaagggagaTGCGAAGCCCCTTATTTGGGGGGGAATAATCCCACACACCAGTACAAGCTGGAGCCaactagctggaaagcagctttatagaaaaagacctgggggtcctggtagacaagttgaacatgagtcagcaatgtgccctcgagacaaagaaagccaacagcaccctgagctgcattaggcagagcattcTCCACAGGTTGagggaggaggtgatccttccccttttctTAGCCCTGGTGAAACACATCTGAACTgctatgtccagttctgggctccccagtacaacaGGCACATGGGCATACTGGAGCGAGTCCTACCCAAGGGCCACGAAGATCAAGGGATGGAGCACACATCATGAGACAAGGGCCTGTGGTTCTGTGACATAAAATGGCACCACTGAGCATTCATGTTAGTGAAGTTCTGTGACTAAATCCACCGTCTTTATTTGAGCTCTGGTGCCCAGTAAGCTAATAATTAGCATTTTTGGCATTTCGTGTATTTTCAGTATTAACTCTTCACTGTATTCAATGGAAGATGGTCTACAAAAGCATTAGGGCAGCATTTTCCATCACAAGATAACAGTCTCAATCCAcagtaaatattttagaagtcTGTAAGTCGCTCATAtattcctttcctccccttttgcCTCAAACCTTCAGCTCCTACGACATGTCTCAAAAGAATCAATACATGAAAATGGATACAAACGCATTTATCCTAAGAGCTTTTACCAAAGGAAGGAAGACTGCATGTTTTAGCTGCCAATTCCAGCTGTCCACATAGGCATTTTGAACATGCAGAAATCCACAGTACCCATATTAAGTGGGAAACTTGTTCCTAGGTATCTTGAAGGTGCATTCATCCTGTGTGACCTCCTATGATATCACTGCATCCAAAGCCCCTCTGAGCCGTCAGATGCAAGATCTGCATCAAGCAGTCATCACCCGTGCGGACTTCCTGCCTTCTGAAATACAAGGTTAACTTCTAGTATCATCTAGGATAGCCTCAGGCTGAATCAGTTAGGCAAAATGTGATATAGAGTAGATGCAAAGTCGACAAGAACTGTGTTATAATGTTATCCAGCTCTTCAGCTTACTACGTGGGACAAAAAAGACAGCTTGAGCTAAAATGGAAAGTGTTGCAAACAGTGTGAAAGTGTTTGAAGTCCTGTCTTTAATATTAATGAGCATATATTGTTTCTACAGCACTACAGCTGTGGCTGGTCCACTTCATAatctgataggaaaaaaaatattctaatatcTACTGGGAATGCTCAGCTGACAGTTTCAGCTCCAAATTACACTTTTAGAGTAACGCAGGCCTGTTTGGCAACAAACATAGagattttgaattttatttcccttctcaTCTCTGTGtaaagaaagggaagaacatAAAGCATGTTTGAGGAAAGAAATAATCCAATTTTAAACACTAACATAATTTTATATGACAAGCAAAGAAATATGAATGGGTTAGAGCCAGTATTTTTCAATACTCTGCTCAAGAATAGGAAAGAACAaacaggggaaacaaaaaaacaaagggaagcTGAGGAAAACTAAGTTCATCATATTCATGAAAGCATTAAAACAGCTGTGCAGTGCTGTCTCACCCTATGGAAAAGTTTTTGTGTGTGGAAGACAGTTCCTTCAGTCTGGTCTGAATTCCATAAAAGCCAACGGAAACCCCTTTCAAAGACCAGAGCGTACACTACTACTTCAGTAATAGCTAAACATGGCTGTACTTTATTTGTGAACTCCCTTCACCAAGCACGTTCTTGGCATCTTCAACACATACTGCTACCATAAGGTTTCTGATCACTAATGCTAGGTGGTCAAAATTATTTCTCCCAGTTCATGTTTTTTGAGTGTTTACGATAGGAAGAGTTGGTAGTATAGCTACTAAGATTGGCTTTTAAACTTGCCAAATATTTATTAGCAAAGGCTGAAAGCTTTTCTGTCAGCTACACATTTCAGGGCAGATGGcgaaaggaaggaggggaaattACAGGTGAAATATTTctcatgtaaatataaatattctttAAGAAGGAGAATCTTTAGATGAGAAATACTTTCCTCAATTGTAGAACTGCATTGTGGAAGAACTCTGCCATCACCAAACTTCGGAAAAGGAAGTGAAAGTTTGGCATAAGGTAATCTTTAAATGTGGCTTTGCTGATTTAGTGAAAACTCCTGAGCTTGGAATCCACCCAGATATGTCTGAGTTAAAGGCTTTGGGGTAGAGGGTGAAAATTACAGCAGGTACATGGGGAGCCCTGTACTTAAAAGCTTTCATGCTATGTTTATCTCAAACAGCACAGTCCACTGGGTCTACAGAGCAAAACAGTTAGTGCCCAAAGCTTGGGATATTTTCCCTCTGAATGTCTCAAGGCCTGTCTCATGGACTAAACACCCATTAGAGATCAAAGCACATCTTCTGGTTTAGTCTCTTCTGAAAGGAATCCAGTCCATGTGCTCTACAGTTTTCCCACGATGAGAATGAAAATGTGGTAAAAGGACAATTCACTTTGAAGGCACAGTCCTTATCCTAACTAAAACACTAAAGGGAGAAGGACTCTAGGTATGCTTTAATCAAGAGCCTGAAGGAGTGGAGGAGGCCGTTCACTGTGCTTGTTCCTCCTACTTGTCCATAGCGGTCCATCACCAGGCATTGTTAATAAAAGCAAGGAGAATATCTTTCTGGTACTTTTCTTTGTCCTTCACATCCTGCAAAAGACTGTCAAGGGGACTCAGTGATTTAAGCCACCTTACAGAGTTGACAGGACTGttctattttacagaaaaaaaattaaataaattttatttgatAGATTGCTGAATTAATAAAACTTACATCTATTCAAATTACTGGGATATCTTCTTCAGAATTTACAACAGAATTTGTGCAAAACTATAGTTTCCAAATGCAGACTTTGCTTTCCATTCAAACAGAAGACAGTGCTACAATACAATGTGTATTTTCTCACACACGAGGGTTTTTAGTGGCAGCAGTGGGTGAAGAGGAGCATACCAGATAAACAGTAAGGGGGACAGCAGATAAATGGTTCTTACCCTAAGAAAATACATGGTAGACAACTGAACCAAATGCAAAGGCAATGGGCTGAAGATCATGCACAGGAATGAGGAAGTAATGGGAATACCAGACATATCTGATATAAACACTGAGCTCTAATCCTTGTTCCACACCAAGAGACAGTAAAAAAAGCGTACTTAGAACAATTACACAAACTGGATCATTAAGTACATAGAGTGAACGGTTTGGATTCACAATGTAACTGCTGACCTCCATGTGCCCCGATTACAACTTATGGAAGATAActcttctctctcccatcctcccCATCACTCCAGAGACATCCCTCAAACAACCaagcagaagggagagaggaggaagaggcaataATAGAAGAAACAATGAATTTGAAACGTAGGTTAAAGTTGATGGCCTTTTACACTTTTTGAAATCAGCCATGTTTGTGCAAAGTCTACACTGCTGAAAGTGATCATTTAACATAACGGAAAAAGCAGGagctccccccttccctccaggttCATAGTTTGACAAATGAACTTTCTATCTCCAATAATGGAACGTGGATCTTAAGGACAGTGAAGTACCGCTCCTCACAACAAATGACAAGAAACCCTGAAAGTTACTACTTGatgcatttaatttttctggCGATGTTCTAAGAACTAGTGTATTACAAAGTGCAAGGTACGCATAGTAACAGGATTAACAGGACTCCAGTTGGATCAGGTAAAAATGGGTTACAAAATATTAGgaaaagcaataacaaaaaatacaGACGATCTTATCCAGTCACATATCAGCTGCAAATCCAAATTCTGAAACCCTTGAAAATCAGTCTCAGGAAAAGTTCACGGCTGCTCTTTCAAAAGAATGACATTCCAGTTCTAAGAGACTAAAAGTGGAGGAACCTCCCATGCCAACCCTCTACTTGATCTTTGTTGCCTGAAAGGTAAATTGCATCCTTGATGTATGCACAGAGGTGACTTGGGTAACATTGCTCTCTTAGGACTTGTCGCTGGGAGGTTTCTTCTTAGCTTCCACATCCTTCTTAAAATCTTCAAGCTTCTTTGCAATGTTAGGAATCtttaaagacaaaaccaaaaaacaaacaaaaaccacacaaattAACAAAAAATCCTGAGCTACATGAGCCTCAGCAGGAAAGACAATACCATAAACACAGCAAGAAATTCTATGAAGTTTAAACTGGTTTCTAAAAGGTACTTGCTTCCAGGATCTGTTACCTTGCACagaggttaaaaacaaaacaacatcaaGCAAACAGCAGATGAAAGCACTTCACATGAGGcttcaagaaatattttagatTGTTAAGACTAAAAGCCAGCCAGTGGTGATGGgaacaggagggaggaaaaaagatcaCTTCACAGGAAATTTAGTAAGACCAGTCTAGTTTCCTCACTGAAAGAGGACAAACTGCCAAGAATAAGCCAATTTAAACACTGGTGCACAGACTGTAATAATGACTTTTGGAGGGGAAATCAGATTGCACTATACTGGTCACAAACCAAGACAAAAGAGATGTTCAAGAGCAGCAAATATGTTCAAGAAATTTATGAAGAAATACTTCTCCTGGTCCATCTTGTGGGAACCAAAATCCCCCACTAGGGAATTCTACTGCATTGCAAATTGCCAGCTTTTGCAGTTTCATGCTTGAATGAAAATTCAATTTACCGCTTGTGAACTTCAAAACCTCAGCTTTCTCttgcaaataaaagcattttgatAAAGTAAtccaaaaataaattttgacaactttaaaaaaagaaaaaaaagaagcaacttCTAAGGGCAAGGAATAGATTATCTCATGACTCTAGCTAAAATTGGGAATTGACAACGTAGGATTTTACTAGCTAACTGATTAAAACGAAAGTAAAGCAAAGTTCCCACTGGTAGTTGTGAAAAAAATCATGGGCTTTTACTTCATATGTAACCTGACCACAGAGCAGAAGTTAATCCAAACAGACTGCAGTTGTCTCATTGCATGGTTTGAGGCTGATAGTACAGGTAAGATCAAACAGACTGCAGTTCTCTCATTGCATGGTTTGAGGCTGATAGTACAGGTAAGATCATaagtttctctcttcccttccctttcaaaGTTAAGCTCCATTTGAGAAAGCGAAATTGAGAAAGAGCCCAGCCTGTAACATGCCTGAGTTATAAGCTAAACCAAGAGAAGTCCACTGCTGTCAGCAGAACCCTCCATGCGCTTATAACTAAGCACGTGTGCGTACAGCTGCAGAATTGGGACCTCATTATCACAAGTTTATCTTAGATGTCATCTAAAACAAATTATCTTCAATACCAGCAATAAAATTACCATGTTCATCCTGCAAGTCAGTGTTACATTCCCAGGGAACCATTTCCTGCAAATCAAAAGCATAAGTCCCCCTCTTGTGGCAATACTTTACTAGTGCTGCCAGAAAAGCACTGTACCATGCTTACAATACATATTGATACACCCAAATATGTTTTTATGACTACATTTTCATAACTTCGTAAGACATATATTGGAAAGAAACACCAGCCTTTTATTAGTACTCTTACTGGAGGTGACCGGACAGGAAGCATCACAAAAGTTTGCCCATGAGCAAGGAGCGAAAATAAGAATTCTGCTAGCAAGATGACTTCAATACTAAAGAtgggaggaaagcaaaacataaatGTCATCAGAGATTTGAGcctcaacaacttttttttttaaactaggctAATATAAattgcataaggaaaaaaaaaaagtatgttaaatTTCATCAACTCCTCTAGCCTGTAAATAGCTAAGTGGCACTGCTCTTACAAGGGATTCTGCTGACTCTGCAGAAATCAAAAGCTTGTATTGAAGTCTTAGCTCTAAATCTTCTTCTTCTACTCTAACTCTCACAGTGAAAATTCTCAGTTCACTGTGAAAGCTGAGGAAAGAAAGttcactttctctcttttctcactGTGAGataagcaagaaagaaagatagcAGGTCAATATACTGTTTGAAGTAGGAACGGGTGTTGAATTCTCCCGAACAGCTGGCAAAACTTATTTTCATTGCTGGTACAGAGGACAGAAATTTCAGATGCCTTGAAGGATTCCCAAGTAACAAACAGATGTACTGAATGAAGAACACTGTGACAGGCTATCAGAGTCAGGAAACCAGTATTTTAATGCTGGTACAATCCATGAGCAGCTGCTagaccttttctgtttctcctctctctATCTATGTAGATGCCTGGTTACAGTATCTGTGCTCTAGGGCCCCAACACTAGTTAAGGCTCTCAGCATTACTCTGTCACAGACAAGACGTCAGAGGTAGATGTTTTGGTTCCATTTACATTTGAGTTCATCTGTAACTAAAGTCAATACGATCTGCATTCTGTTCAAATACAATAAACCATCAAAATAAAGACTGGTTTAATCCCGATTGAGGGAAAACAGCCTTATATTTTCAGTTCAGAATAGGTTCAACTCTGAGAATACAAGGATACTCACATCATAGTTTTGAGCCAGATACATCCCAACCACATTGCCAAGAGTAAAACcaagctgaaaaggaagaaaggtaGAAAAGAATAGTTAACATCCTTCCATCAGAAGCAtgttggttaaaataaaaaaaaaaaaggaatattgcaAGTCATGTGAAGACTAAAGAGTTTCAACTCCACTCCTACTTAATTTCTCACCTTTATTCCAGACAGGTGCAATTTTACCCAACTTCCTCAGCAGGAAAACCTTACCATCATTTCCAAAATACAGCACAGTTGTGTTTTCAATACACATCTCCAAGACTATTTGGATCAGGCTATGATCATCTTTGTCTGCAAAATTCTTTGCATGCCCACAAAGGCAGTAACTCCTATAAAAATGAGGGAGATAGCAGCAGGCACCTACATATCATTGAGCTCTTGGTCCATGCCTGGAAAGCCTAGAGCAACACCCCACTAAAACAACGCTCAATGCTGGGGAGAGACACAGGCATGCAAAGACAGAACACAGTAATACACAGTAACAAAAAGGTTCATAAGCTTGAAAGTCAGAACAGAGGCTCTGACTACAAAGAGATCCCAGTCTCACCTTAAAAGGTTTAAGAATAGAGCTTCCCCATCAACTTAAACTGATGTAAAACTGCTACATTCCTTCTGCAACGACGAACAATTGTGCAC
This region includes:
- the STMP1 gene encoding short transmembrane mitochondrial protein 1 — translated: MLQFLLGFTLGNVVGMYLAQNYDIPNIAKKLEDFKKDVEAKKKPPSDKS